The region CCGAACGGCGTGGAACCCCCGCCCGAGTCCCGGAGCGGAACCCGTCGACGCACACGCCCCTGTGAAGTCCACCGACCCCGGAGTCCACTCGTGGCCTCATCCATGACCAGACCGGAAACCGACCGCACGAAGCCCGGGCCCGGCGCCGCCGCCCCGGCCGGCGCAGGCTCGGCGGCCGGGGCGCCAGGCACGGCCCCGTACCGCGACGCCCGCCTGGACAACGCCAAGTTCCTCCTGATCGTGCTGGTCGTCGTCGGCCACGCGATCGAGCCGCTGCGCGACATCCCGGCCGTCAGCGCCCTGTACTACTGGATCTACTTCTTCCACATGCCCGCGTTCATCGTGATCAGCGGGTACCTGTCGAGGTCCTTCGACGGCTCCTCCAACCGCGTGGAGAAGCTGGTCCTGACCGTCGCCGTCCCCTACCTGATCTTCTGGACGATCCACCAGTCCATCTACACCGTCGAGCGGGGCGGCCTGGGCGACTCCCTGTCGCTGCTCAAGCCGACCTGGACCCTGTGGTTCCTCGTCGCCCTGTTCCTGTGGCGGCTGAGCGTGCCGGTGTGGAAGCGGCTGCGGGCGCCGGTCCTCATCGCGTTCGCGATCTCGCTGTTCGCCGCCACCACCAGCCTCAGCGACACCCTGTCCCTGGGCCGCGTGGTGAGCTTCCTGCCGTTCTTCGTGCTGGGCCTGAGCCTGCGCCGCGAGCACTTCCTGTGGCTCGACAGGCTGTGGCTGCGCCTGGCCTCGCTCGTCGTGCTGGGCACCACCGCCGTGCTGGCCGTGCCCATCTCCGACCGGCTCAGCAGCGACTGGCTGTTCTGGCGGGACAGCCTGACCGACCGCGACATCGACCCGCTGATGCCGAGCCTGGGCATCCGGCTGGCCTTCATGGGCCTGGCCCTGGCGATGACCGTCGCGTTCCTGGCGCTGACCCCCAAGAGGCGGACCTGGTTCACGGACCTGGGCGCCTACACCCTGTACGTCTTCCTGGGCCACTCGGTGGTGCTCATCCTCCTCAAGGCGTCGCCCTGGTACGACGTCATGGACAACCTCACCGGCGCGGCGATCACCGTCGGCGTGGGCCTGGCGTTGGCGCTGCTGCTGTGCACCCCGTGGGTGCGCGCGGCCATGCGCTGGGCGGTCGAGCCGCAGATGTCCTGGTTCCTCAAGCGCGAGGAGCCCGCCCCGGCACCGGCCCCGGCGGCCTCCTCGGCCCCCGCCGCGGACGGCGGCGGGCAGGGCGACGGCCACCGGGAGAAGCCGGTCGCGGGGGTCTGACCCCCGCTCCCCGGTACGGCGGACACGACGGGGAAGGGGCGGTGCGCACCGGCGCACCGCCCCTTCCCCGTCCCCGGACCCGGCAGGATCGGGTCAGCTGCCGCCGACCCGGTCCTGCTGCGGGACCGCGCCGGCGGCGATCAGCTCGCGGCGGCGCACCTCGAAGCGGCGGGTGTCCTTCCACAGGCGGGCGACCAGCACGACCTCGAAGAAGCCCAGCGCCAGCACGGAGAACACGGCGATCGGGATGATGAGGCTGTTCAGCGGGGTGAACAGGGAGACCAGCACCGTGACCGGGGCGACCACGCACAGGAACATCTCGTACTCGATGCCGCTGAACAGGTGCGGGCGCACGCGGTGGCTCAGCAGGAAGTGGCGCACCCGGCCGTAGAGCCCGCTCGGCGCCGGGGCCTGCGCCGGGACGGCCGCGCCGGGCACGGAGTCGCCCTCGTCGTCCTCGGGGCCCCCGCCGCCCAGGACCGAGGCGGCGTCGGCGCGCAGCGTGTCGGTGTCGCCGGCCAGCTCGGCCAGGGTCTGGTTCATCCCGCGGCGGGTCTTGGCGACCTGGGAGCCGTTGAGGTAGCGCAGCAGGTCGAAGAACACGATGACCGGGGCCGCGATCAGGTAGGCGACCTGGTCCGTCACCAGCCACTGGCCGATGAGCAGCGCCATGACGCAGCCGAAGAACCGGATGCGGTCGAACACGAAGTCGACCCAGCTGCCGAAGACCGTGCCGGTGCCCTTCAGGCGGGCGATCTTGCCGTCCATGCAGTCCAGCACGAAGCTGAGGTGGAACAGCAGGGCGCCCAGCACCATCCAGGCCCAGTCGGCGCCGATCCCCGACACCGGCATGACGAAGCTCACCGCGGACAGCAGGCCCAGGACCCCCGCCCCCAGGGTCAGCTGGTTGGGGGTGATGTCGGTGCGGTTGGCGGTCCACACCACCAGTCGACCTGCGAGCGGGTCGACCAGGAAGACCGTCCACCAGGCGTCCTTCGCCTTGTAGGTCTCTTCCTTCACCTGCGCGAACGTGAAACGCGGCATGCGTGTGTCTCCAGGGAAGCGACGCCCCGCACCCGCACCCTGCGACAGCGGTCTGCCAGGGGCCGGGGGAGGGGCCGTGTCAGCGGGAATCGAGTCATCATGCCAGATGGGGGGTCGTCCGAGCCAATCGGTGACGGCATACTTGACTGGTAAGAGGGGGATCAACAGGCGGCCGTGTGCGCTGGCACCGGATGGTCCACCCCCTTCGGTCTCGACCGAGGTAGAGGCATTGCGTTTTCTCAACGACCAGGCGCCCCAGCAGGACCTGACCTACAGCGACGTGTTCATGGTCCCGAACCGGAGCGCCGTGGGCTCCCGGCTCAGCGTGGACCTGTCCTCGCCGGACGGCACCGGCACCACCATCCCGCTGGTGGTGGCGAACATGACGGCGGTCGCGGGCCGCCGGATGGCCGAGACCATCGCCCGGCGCGGCGGTGTCGCGGTCATCCCGCAGGACATCCCCATCGAGGTGGTCTCCGACGTCATCGCCTGGACCAAGCAGCGGCACCTGGTCCACGACACCGCGATCACCCTGAACCCGGGCAGCACCGTGGGCGAGGCCCTCAACCTGCTGCCCAAGCGGGCGCACAACGCGGTCATCGTCGTCGACGAGGCCCGCCGCCCCGTCGGCGTGGTCACCGACGCGGACTGCGCGGGCGTCGACCGCTTCTCCCAGCTGCGCGACGTCATGTCCACGGAGCTGGTGACCATCCCGGTCGACACCGAGCCCGAGGCGGCGTTCGCGATCCTGCACGACTCCCGGCACCGGCTGGCGCCGGTGGTGGACGGCGACGGCGCCCTGGTGGGCGTGCTGACCCGCACGGGGGCGCTGCGCTCCACCCTGTACAAGCCGGCCGTGGACGACCGGGGCCGCCTGCGGGTGGCCGCGGCCGTCGGCATCAACGGCGACGTGGCGGGCAAGGCCGCCGAC is a window of Nocardiopsis changdeensis DNA encoding:
- a CDS encoding acyltransferase family protein — its product is MTRPETDRTKPGPGAAAPAGAGSAAGAPGTAPYRDARLDNAKFLLIVLVVVGHAIEPLRDIPAVSALYYWIYFFHMPAFIVISGYLSRSFDGSSNRVEKLVLTVAVPYLIFWTIHQSIYTVERGGLGDSLSLLKPTWTLWFLVALFLWRLSVPVWKRLRAPVLIAFAISLFAATTSLSDTLSLGRVVSFLPFFVLGLSLRREHFLWLDRLWLRLASLVVLGTTAVLAVPISDRLSSDWLFWRDSLTDRDIDPLMPSLGIRLAFMGLALAMTVAFLALTPKRRTWFTDLGAYTLYVFLGHSVVLILLKASPWYDVMDNLTGAAITVGVGLALALLLCTPWVRAAMRWAVEPQMSWFLKREEPAPAPAPAASSAPAADGGGQGDGHREKPVAGV
- a CDS encoding CDP-alcohol phosphatidyltransferase family protein; its protein translation is MPRFTFAQVKEETYKAKDAWWTVFLVDPLAGRLVVWTANRTDITPNQLTLGAGVLGLLSAVSFVMPVSGIGADWAWMVLGALLFHLSFVLDCMDGKIARLKGTGTVFGSWVDFVFDRIRFFGCVMALLIGQWLVTDQVAYLIAAPVIVFFDLLRYLNGSQVAKTRRGMNQTLAELAGDTDTLRADAASVLGGGGPEDDEGDSVPGAAVPAQAPAPSGLYGRVRHFLLSHRVRPHLFSGIEYEMFLCVVAPVTVLVSLFTPLNSLIIPIAVFSVLALGFFEVVLVARLWKDTRRFEVRRRELIAAGAVPQQDRVGGS